The Rhododendron vialii isolate Sample 1 chromosome 8a, ASM3025357v1 genome has a window encoding:
- the LOC131336389 gene encoding DNA-binding protein RHL1 isoform X1, translating to MVRGGKKEAEKNGAGAEANPEAEERKRRKRVAFSKGILSEAPAKASTAALLSPSKTVTKHHGKDILRKSQRKNRFLFSFPGLLAPLSGGKIGELKDLGTKNPILYLHFSQGQMKLFGTIVYPKNRYLTLQFSRGGKNVTCEDYFDTMIVFSEAWWIGRKQENPEEARLELPRELSEARDEGYDFKGGAGAPSETKQGFKKAGLKYAEQESPKTDLEDDFSDSQNNFEDFTEVTPVRHSERTAGKRFNFAEPSSAEDLVGNDDDTSKREEQGGTESIGQELQGGMDLLRDYAPGETVHSCLLIVDHDNEDAAASTHFSGKVQPSARSVIKQKEPSRSSHSCLIQPTISTLFKKVEEKKAPRKVRKSPSSKASSQNLQHVGPEKETNEVEVLLQDERLSKKVKVIDDRKAGYKKVTKEQPKVEDDDIEEFSSTSKDSDGSDEDWAG from the exons atggttaGAGGCGGGAAGAAGGAGGCGGAGAAGAATGGAGCTGGGGCGGAGGCGAATCCCGAAGCAGAAGAGCGGAAGAGACGGAAGAGAGTGGCGTTTTCGAAGGGAATTCTGTCGGAGGCGCCAGCGAAGGCGTCCACAGCGGCGCTGCTGAGCCCGTCGAAGACCGTGACGAAGCACCACGGCAAAGACATCCTCAGGAAGTCTCAGCGCAAGAACAGGTTCCTCTTCTCCTTCCCGGGACTCCTCGCCCCCCTCTCCGGCGGCAAGATCGGCGAGCTCAAGGACCTCGGCACCAAAAACCCCATTCTATACCTCCATTTCTCTCAG GGTCAAATGAAATTGTTTGGGACCATCGTATATCCCAAGAACCGATACCTGACCCTGCAGTTCTCCAGAGGTGGGAAGAATGTCACATGTGAGGATTATTTCGATACCATG ATTGTATTTTCTGAAGCATGGTGGATTGGAAGAAAACAGGAGAATCCAGAAGAAGCTCGTCTTGAGTTACCAAGGGAGCTGTCTGAG GCGCGTGATGAGGGGTATGATTTCAAAGGTGGTGCAGGTGCACCATCAGAAACAAAGCAGGGGTTTAAAAAAGCTGGATTGAAATATGCAGAACAAGAGTCTCCAAAAACAGACCTAGAAGATGATTTTTCTGACAGTCAGAATAATTTCGAAGATTTCACTGAGGTGACTCCAGTTCGGCATTCAGAGAGAACTGCAGGAAAAAGATTCAA TTTTGCAGAACCTTCTTCGGCAGAGGATTTGGTTGGGAACGATGATGACACATCTAAAAGAGAGGAACAAGGCGGCACTGAATCTATAGGACAGGAACTACAAGGTGGCATGGATCTACTCAGAGATTATGCTCCTGGAGA GACTGTACATTCATGCCTCCTTATTGTTGACCATGACAATGAGGATGCTGCAGCATCTACTCATTTCTCAGGAAAAGTTCAACCATCTGCTAGGTCGGTGATAAAGCAAAAAGAACCCTCTCGTAGCAGTCATAGCTGTCTTATCCAACCTACCATATCTACCTTGTTtaagaaagtggaggaaaag aaGGCACCAAGAAAAGTAAGGAAGTCGCCGTCGTCAAAAG CTTCCAGCCAGAATTTGCAGCATGTTGGTCCAGAAAAAGAGACTAATGAAGTGGAA GTGTTATTGCAGGATGAGAGGCTGTCGAAAAAAGTGAAGGTTATTGATGACAGAAAAGCTG GGTACAAAAAAGTCACCAAGGAACAACCAAag GTTGAAGATGATGACATCGAAGAATTTTCAAGCACATCAAAG GATAGTGATGGAAGCGATGAAGATTGGGCTGGTTAA
- the LOC131336389 gene encoding DNA-binding protein RHL1 isoform X5, producing the protein MVRGGKKEAEKNGAGAEANPEAEERKRRKRVAFSKGILSEAPAKASTAALLSPSKTVTKHHGKDILRKSQRKNRFLFSFPGLLAPLSGGKIGELKDLGTKNPILYLHFSQGQMKLFGTIVYPKNRYLTLQFSRGGKNVTCEDYFDTMIVFSEAWWIGRKQENPEEARLELPRELSEARDEGYDFKGGAGAPSETKQGFKKAGLKYAEQESPKTDLEDDFSDSQNNFEDFTEVTPVRHSERTAGKRFNFAEPSSAEDLVGNDDDTSKREEQGGTESIGQELQGGMDLLRDYAPGETVHSCLLIVDHDNEDAAASTHFSGKVQPSARSVIKQKEPSRSSHSCLIQPTISTLFKKVEEKKAPRKVRKSPSSKASSQNLQHVGPEKETNEVEDERLSKKVKVIDDRKAGYKKVTKEQPKDSDGSDEDWAG; encoded by the exons atggttaGAGGCGGGAAGAAGGAGGCGGAGAAGAATGGAGCTGGGGCGGAGGCGAATCCCGAAGCAGAAGAGCGGAAGAGACGGAAGAGAGTGGCGTTTTCGAAGGGAATTCTGTCGGAGGCGCCAGCGAAGGCGTCCACAGCGGCGCTGCTGAGCCCGTCGAAGACCGTGACGAAGCACCACGGCAAAGACATCCTCAGGAAGTCTCAGCGCAAGAACAGGTTCCTCTTCTCCTTCCCGGGACTCCTCGCCCCCCTCTCCGGCGGCAAGATCGGCGAGCTCAAGGACCTCGGCACCAAAAACCCCATTCTATACCTCCATTTCTCTCAG GGTCAAATGAAATTGTTTGGGACCATCGTATATCCCAAGAACCGATACCTGACCCTGCAGTTCTCCAGAGGTGGGAAGAATGTCACATGTGAGGATTATTTCGATACCATG ATTGTATTTTCTGAAGCATGGTGGATTGGAAGAAAACAGGAGAATCCAGAAGAAGCTCGTCTTGAGTTACCAAGGGAGCTGTCTGAG GCGCGTGATGAGGGGTATGATTTCAAAGGTGGTGCAGGTGCACCATCAGAAACAAAGCAGGGGTTTAAAAAAGCTGGATTGAAATATGCAGAACAAGAGTCTCCAAAAACAGACCTAGAAGATGATTTTTCTGACAGTCAGAATAATTTCGAAGATTTCACTGAGGTGACTCCAGTTCGGCATTCAGAGAGAACTGCAGGAAAAAGATTCAA TTTTGCAGAACCTTCTTCGGCAGAGGATTTGGTTGGGAACGATGATGACACATCTAAAAGAGAGGAACAAGGCGGCACTGAATCTATAGGACAGGAACTACAAGGTGGCATGGATCTACTCAGAGATTATGCTCCTGGAGA GACTGTACATTCATGCCTCCTTATTGTTGACCATGACAATGAGGATGCTGCAGCATCTACTCATTTCTCAGGAAAAGTTCAACCATCTGCTAGGTCGGTGATAAAGCAAAAAGAACCCTCTCGTAGCAGTCATAGCTGTCTTATCCAACCTACCATATCTACCTTGTTtaagaaagtggaggaaaag aaGGCACCAAGAAAAGTAAGGAAGTCGCCGTCGTCAAAAG CTTCCAGCCAGAATTTGCAGCATGTTGGTCCAGAAAAAGAGACTAATGAAGTGGAA GATGAGAGGCTGTCGAAAAAAGTGAAGGTTATTGATGACAGAAAAGCTG GGTACAAAAAAGTCACCAAGGAACAACCAAag GATAGTGATGGAAGCGATGAAGATTGGGCTGGTTAA
- the LOC131298590 gene encoding uncharacterized protein LOC131298590 — protein sequence MYLNFNKLYKGKEWKDLMWGAASVYTVQEFEERMNEIKEIDETAYEWLMRELPTTWARCMYSTRSKCNRMDNNTSEAFNTAIKDARDQPILTMVESIRRYLMTRLQTRLQLCMGWNGNICPRISRRIERTQQLMGQYEVMYSGGTIFEVICVPRIYVVDIGQKTCTCRKWNVSGIPCAHGMAAIIADKSDPEDYVDQCFHQSTFARTYNFTIKPIPDQTMWVRTDFDPISPPPFRPKSGRPKKNRKKGPDEPKTTSSGVRKYYTTLKCGQCKQTGHNARTYPHKSTNSTGEQVWSICFFFCHDYINNL from the coding sequence ATGTACTTAAACTTCAATAAACTATACAAGGGTAAAGAGTGGAAAGATCTCATGTGGGGGGCTGCATCAGTTTACACAGTGCAAGAGTTTGAAGAGAGGATGAATGAAATTAAAGAGATTGATGAAACTGCATATGAATGGTTGATGAGAGAACTACCAACAACGTGGGCTAGGTGCATGTATAGTACAAGGTCTAAGTGCAATAGAATGGATAATAACACAAGTGAAGCTTTTAATACAGCAATCAAAGATGCAAGAGACCAACCAATTCTGACCATGGTGGAAAGTATTAGAAGGTACCTAATGACAAGGTTGCAAACTAGACTTCAATTGTGCATGGGGTGGAATGGTAATATATGTCCAAGGATTAGTAGGAGAATTGAGAGAACCCAACAACTAATGGGGCAATATGAGGTTATGTATAGTGGTGGCACCATATTTGAAGTCATTTGTGTACCTAGGATCTATGTTGTGGACATAGGACAGAAAACATGCACTTGCAGGAAATGGAATGTCAGTGGGATACCATGTGCACATGGAATGGCTGCAATCATAGCAGATAAAAGTGATCCTGAAGATTATGTTGATCAGTGCTTTCATCAAAGTACTTTTGCGAGGACATACAACTTCACAATTAAACCAATTCCAGACCAAACAATGTGGGTTCGTACAGACTTTGATCCAATCAGCCCTCCTCCTTTTAGGCCAAAGAGTGgtagacccaaaaaaaataggaagaagGGCCCTGATGAGCCAAAAACTACTTCAAGTGGAGTGAGAAAGTATTACACAACCCTAAAGTGTGGACAATGCAAGCAGACAGGTCACAATGCTAGAACCTACCCTCACAAGTCAACGAATAGCACTGGTGAACAAGTATGGTcaatctgttttttcttttgtcatgaCTACATTAATAATTTATGA
- the LOC131298004 gene encoding uncharacterized protein LOC131298004 isoform X2, protein MVVGGRGRGIQNEGSRGKGVIGGRGRGIQNEGGRGRGVIGGRGKGVTGGKGRGVPTASRGSGRGRGRANIGANNGLVVKGRGPNQGILIGRERATNTQMVLGRGRGANNGNGSRGGGKGKGGTIATLPGVVIRERNPNIEVDLRTNKGAKSGKGKEPIVGKVKIPMTRFGGAESIAPRVGLPIPQGWRRSTRLGNAFFWNQAASSSAASCGSGSGSGSATMPNTHIPRLDSQGATSTPSTQRSAT, encoded by the exons ATGGTGgtgggaggaagaggaagaggaattCAAAATGAGGGTAGCAGAGGAAAAGGAGTGATTGGAGGTAGAGGAAGAGGAATTCAGAATGAGGGTGGCAGAGGAAGAGGAGTGATTGGAGGTAGAGGAAAAGGAGTGACTGGAGGTAAAGGAAGGGGGGTCCCCACTGCTAGTAGAG GTAGTGGTAGAGGTAGAGGTAGAGCAAACATTGGTGCAAATAATGGGTTGGTTGTAAAAGGAAGAGGCCCAAATCAGGGTATTCTCATTGGTAGGGAAAGAGCTACAAACACTCAAATGGTtcttggaagaggaagaggtgCAAACAATGGGAATGGTAGTAGAGGTGGAGGTAAAGGAAAAGGTGGAACCATTGCTACACTTCCTGGTGTTGTCATTAGAGAAAGAAATCCAAACATTGAAGTGGATCTTAGAACAAATAAAGGTGCAAAGAGTGGGAAGGGTAAGGAGCCAATAGTTGGGAAAGTCAAAATACCAATGACAAGGTTTGGAGGTGCAGAATCTATTGCCCCAAGGGTGGGTTTGCCAATACCACAG GGTTGGAGGAGATCCACAAGGCTAGGAAATGCTTTTTTTTGGAATCAGGCAGCAAGTTCATCTGCAGCATCatgtggtagtggtagtggaaGTGGCAGTGCCACAATGCCAAACACTCATATTCCTAGGCTAGACTCCCAAGGAGCAACTTCAACACCAAGTACCCAGAGATCTGCCACTTGA
- the LOC131297939 gene encoding uncharacterized protein LOC131297939 isoform X2, producing MVDLRCTLNIRVGGKVVRGSQSKYLNGVIAEMKVDPDSFTFYELVDNIRQMGYGITDFNGVTEYITVFYRLPMHETNNGLVELTSHDDMLQMFAAHSGRKYMIIDVYVHCPNVVESDEDCEDQVEVICRETNTTIDPSSLTELEGDLDVGGHVVEHLHGDGVEHIVQESCDEEEVEHIVQEGVDVEEMDEGSDSDYEWQPNNDSESSCGSFSGIEESSDEEQEEPIPLVGLGNTYNLGSKGDEDLSSDSDDNNLG from the coding sequence ATGGTTGATCTGAGGTGTACTTTGAATATCCGCGTTGGTGGTAAAGTAGTCAGGGGGTCGCAGTCAAAATACTTGAATGGGGTCATTGCAGAAATGAAGGTAGATCCAGATTCCTTCACCTTTTATGAGTTGGTGGATAATATTAGGCAGATGGGGTATGGAATAACAGATTTTAATGGAGTAACAGAATACATAACTGTGTTTTATAGACTTCCAATGCATGAAACGAACAATGGATTAGTTGAATTGACTTCTCATGATGATATGCTTCAAATGTTTGCAGCGCATTCTGGTAGGAAGTATATGATAATTGATGTATATGTCCATTGTCCTAATGTGGTAGAATCTGACGAGGATTGTGAGGATCAGGTGGAGGTGATATGTAGAGAGACAAATACTACTATTGACCCTAGCTCCTTAACTGAATTGGAAGGTGACTTAGATGTAGGAGGACACGTAGTGGAACACCTTCATGGAGATGGAGTTGAACACATAGTTCAAGAAAGCTgtgatgaagaagaagttgaacATATAGTTCAAGAAGGTGTGGATGTAGAAGAAATGGATGAGGGTAGTGATTCTGACTATGAGTGGCAGCCCAATAATGATAGTGAAAGTTCTTGTGGATCTTTTAGTGGGATAGAAGAGTCTTCTGATGAAGAACAAGAGGAGCCCATTCCCTTGGTAGGTTTAGGAAATACCTACAACCTTGGGAGTAAAGGTGATGAAGATCTTAGTTCTGACAGTGATGATAACAACTTGGGATAG
- the LOC131336389 gene encoding DNA-binding protein RHL1 isoform X3: protein MVRGGKKEAEKNGAGAEANPEAEERKRRKRVAFSKGILSEAPAKASTAALLSPSKTVTKHHGKDILRKSQRKNRFLFSFPGLLAPLSGGKIGELKDLGTKNPILYLHFSQGQMKLFGTIVYPKNRYLTLQFSRGGKNVTCEDYFDTMIVFSEAWWIGRKQENPEEARLELPRELSEARDEGYDFKGGAGAPSETKQGFKKAGLKYAEQESPKTDLEDDFSDSQNNFEDFTEVTPVRHSERTAGKRFNFAEPSSAEDLVGNDDDTSKREEQGGTESIGQELQGGMDLLRDYAPGETVHSCLLIVDHDNEDAAASTHFSGKVQPSARSVIKQKEPSRSSHSCLIQPTISTLFKKVEEKKAPRKVRKSPSSKASSQNLQHVGPEKETNEVEDERLSKKVKVIDDRKAGYKKVTKEQPKVEDDDIEEFSSTSKDSDGSDEDWAG, encoded by the exons atggttaGAGGCGGGAAGAAGGAGGCGGAGAAGAATGGAGCTGGGGCGGAGGCGAATCCCGAAGCAGAAGAGCGGAAGAGACGGAAGAGAGTGGCGTTTTCGAAGGGAATTCTGTCGGAGGCGCCAGCGAAGGCGTCCACAGCGGCGCTGCTGAGCCCGTCGAAGACCGTGACGAAGCACCACGGCAAAGACATCCTCAGGAAGTCTCAGCGCAAGAACAGGTTCCTCTTCTCCTTCCCGGGACTCCTCGCCCCCCTCTCCGGCGGCAAGATCGGCGAGCTCAAGGACCTCGGCACCAAAAACCCCATTCTATACCTCCATTTCTCTCAG GGTCAAATGAAATTGTTTGGGACCATCGTATATCCCAAGAACCGATACCTGACCCTGCAGTTCTCCAGAGGTGGGAAGAATGTCACATGTGAGGATTATTTCGATACCATG ATTGTATTTTCTGAAGCATGGTGGATTGGAAGAAAACAGGAGAATCCAGAAGAAGCTCGTCTTGAGTTACCAAGGGAGCTGTCTGAG GCGCGTGATGAGGGGTATGATTTCAAAGGTGGTGCAGGTGCACCATCAGAAACAAAGCAGGGGTTTAAAAAAGCTGGATTGAAATATGCAGAACAAGAGTCTCCAAAAACAGACCTAGAAGATGATTTTTCTGACAGTCAGAATAATTTCGAAGATTTCACTGAGGTGACTCCAGTTCGGCATTCAGAGAGAACTGCAGGAAAAAGATTCAA TTTTGCAGAACCTTCTTCGGCAGAGGATTTGGTTGGGAACGATGATGACACATCTAAAAGAGAGGAACAAGGCGGCACTGAATCTATAGGACAGGAACTACAAGGTGGCATGGATCTACTCAGAGATTATGCTCCTGGAGA GACTGTACATTCATGCCTCCTTATTGTTGACCATGACAATGAGGATGCTGCAGCATCTACTCATTTCTCAGGAAAAGTTCAACCATCTGCTAGGTCGGTGATAAAGCAAAAAGAACCCTCTCGTAGCAGTCATAGCTGTCTTATCCAACCTACCATATCTACCTTGTTtaagaaagtggaggaaaag aaGGCACCAAGAAAAGTAAGGAAGTCGCCGTCGTCAAAAG CTTCCAGCCAGAATTTGCAGCATGTTGGTCCAGAAAAAGAGACTAATGAAGTGGAA GATGAGAGGCTGTCGAAAAAAGTGAAGGTTATTGATGACAGAAAAGCTG GGTACAAAAAAGTCACCAAGGAACAACCAAag GTTGAAGATGATGACATCGAAGAATTTTCAAGCACATCAAAG GATAGTGATGGAAGCGATGAAGATTGGGCTGGTTAA
- the LOC131336389 gene encoding DNA-binding protein RHL1 isoform X4, translating into MVRGGKKEAEKNGAGAEANPEAEERKRRKRVAFSKGILSEAPAKASTAALLSPSKTVTKHHGKDILRKSQRKNRFLFSFPGLLAPLSGGKIGELKDLGTKNPILYLHFSQGQMKLFGTIVYPKNRYLTLQFSRGGKNVTCEDYFDTMIVFSEAWWIGRKQENPEEARLELPRELSEARDEGYDFKGGAGAPSETKQGFKKAGLKYAEQESPKTDLEDDFSDSQNNFEDFTEVTPVRHSERTAGKRFNFAEPSSAEDLVGNDDDTSKREEQGGTESIGQELQGGMDLLRDYAPGETVHSCLLIVDHDNEDAAASTHFSGKVQPSARSVIKQKEPSRSSHSCLIQPTISTLFKKVEEKKAPRKVRKSPSSKASSQNLQHVGPEKETNEVEVLLQDERLSKKVKVIDDRKAGYKKVTKEQPKDSDGSDEDWAG; encoded by the exons atggttaGAGGCGGGAAGAAGGAGGCGGAGAAGAATGGAGCTGGGGCGGAGGCGAATCCCGAAGCAGAAGAGCGGAAGAGACGGAAGAGAGTGGCGTTTTCGAAGGGAATTCTGTCGGAGGCGCCAGCGAAGGCGTCCACAGCGGCGCTGCTGAGCCCGTCGAAGACCGTGACGAAGCACCACGGCAAAGACATCCTCAGGAAGTCTCAGCGCAAGAACAGGTTCCTCTTCTCCTTCCCGGGACTCCTCGCCCCCCTCTCCGGCGGCAAGATCGGCGAGCTCAAGGACCTCGGCACCAAAAACCCCATTCTATACCTCCATTTCTCTCAG GGTCAAATGAAATTGTTTGGGACCATCGTATATCCCAAGAACCGATACCTGACCCTGCAGTTCTCCAGAGGTGGGAAGAATGTCACATGTGAGGATTATTTCGATACCATG ATTGTATTTTCTGAAGCATGGTGGATTGGAAGAAAACAGGAGAATCCAGAAGAAGCTCGTCTTGAGTTACCAAGGGAGCTGTCTGAG GCGCGTGATGAGGGGTATGATTTCAAAGGTGGTGCAGGTGCACCATCAGAAACAAAGCAGGGGTTTAAAAAAGCTGGATTGAAATATGCAGAACAAGAGTCTCCAAAAACAGACCTAGAAGATGATTTTTCTGACAGTCAGAATAATTTCGAAGATTTCACTGAGGTGACTCCAGTTCGGCATTCAGAGAGAACTGCAGGAAAAAGATTCAA TTTTGCAGAACCTTCTTCGGCAGAGGATTTGGTTGGGAACGATGATGACACATCTAAAAGAGAGGAACAAGGCGGCACTGAATCTATAGGACAGGAACTACAAGGTGGCATGGATCTACTCAGAGATTATGCTCCTGGAGA GACTGTACATTCATGCCTCCTTATTGTTGACCATGACAATGAGGATGCTGCAGCATCTACTCATTTCTCAGGAAAAGTTCAACCATCTGCTAGGTCGGTGATAAAGCAAAAAGAACCCTCTCGTAGCAGTCATAGCTGTCTTATCCAACCTACCATATCTACCTTGTTtaagaaagtggaggaaaag aaGGCACCAAGAAAAGTAAGGAAGTCGCCGTCGTCAAAAG CTTCCAGCCAGAATTTGCAGCATGTTGGTCCAGAAAAAGAGACTAATGAAGTGGAA GTGTTATTGCAGGATGAGAGGCTGTCGAAAAAAGTGAAGGTTATTGATGACAGAAAAGCTG GGTACAAAAAAGTCACCAAGGAACAACCAAag GATAGTGATGGAAGCGATGAAGATTGGGCTGGTTAA
- the LOC131336389 gene encoding DNA-binding protein RHL1 isoform X2 — translation MVRGGKKEAEKNGAGAEANPEAEERKRRKRVAFSKGILSEAPAKASTAALLSPSKTVTKHHGKDILRKSQRKNRFLFSFPGLLAPLSGGKIGELKDLGTKNPILYLHFSQGQMKLFGTIVYPKNRYLTLQFSRGGKNVTCEDYFDTMIVFSEAWWIGRKQENPEEARLELPRELSEARDEGYDFKGGAGAPSETKQGFKKAGLKYAEQESPKTDLEDDFSDSQNNFEDFTEVTPVRHSERTAGKRFNFAEPSSAEDLVGNDDDTSKREEQGGTESIGQELQGGMDLLRDYETVHSCLLIVDHDNEDAAASTHFSGKVQPSARSVIKQKEPSRSSHSCLIQPTISTLFKKVEEKKAPRKVRKSPSSKASSQNLQHVGPEKETNEVEVLLQDERLSKKVKVIDDRKAGYKKVTKEQPKVEDDDIEEFSSTSKDSDGSDEDWAG, via the exons atggttaGAGGCGGGAAGAAGGAGGCGGAGAAGAATGGAGCTGGGGCGGAGGCGAATCCCGAAGCAGAAGAGCGGAAGAGACGGAAGAGAGTGGCGTTTTCGAAGGGAATTCTGTCGGAGGCGCCAGCGAAGGCGTCCACAGCGGCGCTGCTGAGCCCGTCGAAGACCGTGACGAAGCACCACGGCAAAGACATCCTCAGGAAGTCTCAGCGCAAGAACAGGTTCCTCTTCTCCTTCCCGGGACTCCTCGCCCCCCTCTCCGGCGGCAAGATCGGCGAGCTCAAGGACCTCGGCACCAAAAACCCCATTCTATACCTCCATTTCTCTCAG GGTCAAATGAAATTGTTTGGGACCATCGTATATCCCAAGAACCGATACCTGACCCTGCAGTTCTCCAGAGGTGGGAAGAATGTCACATGTGAGGATTATTTCGATACCATG ATTGTATTTTCTGAAGCATGGTGGATTGGAAGAAAACAGGAGAATCCAGAAGAAGCTCGTCTTGAGTTACCAAGGGAGCTGTCTGAG GCGCGTGATGAGGGGTATGATTTCAAAGGTGGTGCAGGTGCACCATCAGAAACAAAGCAGGGGTTTAAAAAAGCTGGATTGAAATATGCAGAACAAGAGTCTCCAAAAACAGACCTAGAAGATGATTTTTCTGACAGTCAGAATAATTTCGAAGATTTCACTGAGGTGACTCCAGTTCGGCATTCAGAGAGAACTGCAGGAAAAAGATTCAA TTTTGCAGAACCTTCTTCGGCAGAGGATTTGGTTGGGAACGATGATGACACATCTAAAAGAGAGGAACAAGGCGGCACTGAATCTATAGGACAGGAACTACAAGGTGGCATGGATCTACTCAGAGATTATG AGACTGTACATTCATGCCTCCTTATTGTTGACCATGACAATGAGGATGCTGCAGCATCTACTCATTTCTCAGGAAAAGTTCAACCATCTGCTAGGTCGGTGATAAAGCAAAAAGAACCCTCTCGTAGCAGTCATAGCTGTCTTATCCAACCTACCATATCTACCTTGTTtaagaaagtggaggaaaag aaGGCACCAAGAAAAGTAAGGAAGTCGCCGTCGTCAAAAG CTTCCAGCCAGAATTTGCAGCATGTTGGTCCAGAAAAAGAGACTAATGAAGTGGAA GTGTTATTGCAGGATGAGAGGCTGTCGAAAAAAGTGAAGGTTATTGATGACAGAAAAGCTG GGTACAAAAAAGTCACCAAGGAACAACCAAag GTTGAAGATGATGACATCGAAGAATTTTCAAGCACATCAAAG GATAGTGATGGAAGCGATGAAGATTGGGCTGGTTAA
- the LOC131297939 gene encoding uncharacterized protein LOC131297939 isoform X1, whose translation MKKPQLIEGMKFPNVRVFRKLLREYHIKEGYTFTFLKNESTRVTVKCARDCSFRLHASPMYDEKSFQIKKITQMHKCTRIYTNNNATSSWLSQKYITKLVDAPETKVKSMKNIVRREWLINVSHTKVYRAKRKALELIQGDHRKQYLKLWDYCEMVRIQNPSSVAKMNVERPLPDEGPVFQRMFIGYDAQVKGFLAGCRPIIGLDACFLKGSFGGQLMHATAKDANNQMFPLAFAIVEAETKDSWTWFLENLTDMIGNPEQKGWCFISDRQKVFVT comes from the coding sequence ATGAAGAAACCCCAACTAATAGAGGGGATGAAGTTTCCTAATGTGCGGGTGTTTAGGAAATTATTGAGGGAATACCACATAAAGGAGGGGTATACATTCACATTTTTGAAGAATGAGTCTACAAGAGTGACTGTGAAGTGTGCACGTGATTGTAGCTTTAGGCTTCATGCCTCTCCCATGTACGATGAGAAAtcctttcaaattaaaaagatAACGCAAATGCATAAATGTACTAGGATTTACACTAATAATAATGCAACCTCATCGTGGCTTTCCCAAAAGTACATAACCAAGCTGGTTGATGCTCCTGAGACTAAGGTCAAATCAATGAAGAACATAGTTAGGAGGGAGTGGCTGATAAATGTTTCACATACCAAAGTCTATAGAGCAAAGAGAAAGGCACTTGAGCTAATTCAAGGAGATCATAGAAAACAATATTTGAAGTTGTGGGATTACTGTGAGATGGTTAGGATACAGAACCCAAGTAGTGTGGCTAAAATGAATGTTGAAAGACCCTTGCCTGATGAAGGTCCAGTGTTTCAGAGAATGTTCATAGGTTATGATGCACAGGTAAAGGGGTTTTTAGCTGGTTGCAGACCTATAATTGGGTTAGATGCATGTTTCTTAAAAGGCTCATTTGGAGGTCAATTGATGCATGCAACTGCAAAAGATGCCAACAATCAGATGTTTCCTTTGGCATTTGCTATTGTTGAGGCGGAAACAAAAGACAGTTGGACTTGGTTCTTGGAGAATCTAACCGACATGATAGGGAATCCAGAGCAAAAGGGTTGGTGCTTCATCTCTGATAGGCAGAAGGTATTTGTTACTTAA
- the LOC131298004 gene encoding rRNA 2'-O-methyltransferase fibrillarin 2-like isoform X1, with product MVVGGRGRGIQNEGSRGKGVIGGRGRGIQNEGGRGRGVIGGRGKGVTGGKGRGVPTASRGTGGVNNGSRGSGRGRGRANIGANNGLVVKGRGPNQGILIGRERATNTQMVLGRGRGANNGNGSRGGGKGKGGTIATLPGVVIRERNPNIEVDLRTNKGAKSGKGKEPIVGKVKIPMTRFGGAESIAPRVGLPIPQGWRRSTRLGNAFFWNQAASSSAASCGSGSGSGSATMPNTHIPRLDSQGATSTPSTQRSAT from the exons ATGGTGgtgggaggaagaggaagaggaattCAAAATGAGGGTAGCAGAGGAAAAGGAGTGATTGGAGGTAGAGGAAGAGGAATTCAGAATGAGGGTGGCAGAGGAAGAGGAGTGATTGGAGGTAGAGGAAAAGGAGTGACTGGAGGTAAAGGAAGGGGGGTCCCCACTGCTAGTAGAGGTACTGGAGGAGTGAACAATGGTAGTAGAGGTAGTGGTAGAGGTAGAGGTAGAGCAAACATTGGTGCAAATAATGGGTTGGTTGTAAAAGGAAGAGGCCCAAATCAGGGTATTCTCATTGGTAGGGAAAGAGCTACAAACACTCAAATGGTtcttggaagaggaagaggtgCAAACAATGGGAATGGTAGTAGAGGTGGAGGTAAAGGAAAAGGTGGAACCATTGCTACACTTCCTGGTGTTGTCATTAGAGAAAGAAATCCAAACATTGAAGTGGATCTTAGAACAAATAAAGGTGCAAAGAGTGGGAAGGGTAAGGAGCCAATAGTTGGGAAAGTCAAAATACCAATGACAAGGTTTGGAGGTGCAGAATCTATTGCCCCAAGGGTGGGTTTGCCAATACCACAG GGTTGGAGGAGATCCACAAGGCTAGGAAATGCTTTTTTTTGGAATCAGGCAGCAAGTTCATCTGCAGCATCatgtggtagtggtagtggaaGTGGCAGTGCCACAATGCCAAACACTCATATTCCTAGGCTAGACTCCCAAGGAGCAACTTCAACACCAAGTACCCAGAGATCTGCCACTTGA